The Deltaproteobacteria bacterium genome includes a window with the following:
- a CDS encoding integration host factor subunit beta, translated as MNKAELIEALKDGNGLTKAEAAKVVNLFFEEISSALEKDNRVEIRGFCSFFIKNYKAYTGRNPKTGTTVSVQPKKLPFFKCGKELKERVDLQ; from the coding sequence ATGAACAAAGCTGAACTCATTGAGGCATTGAAAGATGGAAACGGACTGACCAAAGCAGAAGCGGCCAAAGTCGTGAATCTATTCTTTGAAGAGATCTCAAGTGCCCTCGAAAAAGACAACCGCGTGGAAATCAGAGGGTTCTGCAGCTTTTTTATTAAAAATTACAAGGCGTACACCGGAAGAAATCCAAAAACAGGCACTACCGTTTCCGTACAACCCAAAAAGCTCCCCTTCTTTAAATGCGGCAAGGAACTCAAGGAAAGGGTCGATCTCCAGTAG